One stretch of Sander lucioperca isolate FBNREF2018 chromosome 13, SLUC_FBN_1.2, whole genome shotgun sequence DNA includes these proteins:
- the LOC116054981 gene encoding caspase-1-like, with translation MKTTNYYGIISLNSTVYTSIKKMDPSRAVPKTSRILLQGCLYSSEANSSPSEAIPAEKKLFKVRKDFVEGVSDANLNQLLDILLHVGVINDEEMQSVNTKTRANKARDLIDTVRRKGNKASLLLMDTLREVDPHLSRKLELI, from the exons ATGAAGACCACTAACTACTATGGAATCATATCGCTGAACTCAACTGTATACACCAGTATTAAAAAG ATGGATCCGTCAAGAGCCGTCCCTAAAACCAGCCGAATCCTCCTGCAGGGATGTCTCTATTCTTCTGAGGCAAACTCAA GTCCAAGCGAGGCAATCCCAGCAGAGAAAAAGCTGTTCAAAGTTCGGAAAGATTTTGTAGAAGGAGTGTCTGATGCTAATCTAAACCAGCTTCTGGATATACTCCTTCATGTTGGCGTTATAAATGATGAGGAAATGCAGTCAGTCAATACAAAAACCAGAGCGAACAAAGCACGAGACCTGATCGACACGGTGCGAAGAAAGGGAAATAAAGCCAGCTTACTTCTGATGGATACTCTCCGTGAAGTGGATCCACACCTTTCCAGAAAGCTGGAATTAATCTGA